A region of the Amycolatopsis sp. cg13 genome:
CCGGCCGATCGGCGGGCTGATCGGGCTGCTGTTCGTGGCCGGGATCCTGACGTTGATCGCGTTCACGTCCCGGAAGGGCAAGAAAACGTCCCAGGCGACCGACGCGGGCCACGCGGTCGTGGTGCGGGCCCGTGAAGACGCGAAAGCCGCGCAGGAACGGCCTGAGGAGTTCGTCTCCACAGGCCGCAACGGCGGCGGAACGTTGCTCGTCGGGGCTGCGGCGGTGGTCGCGCTCGGCGGGATCGCGCTGTACCCGGACGACGAGATGAGCACGGCGCTGCTCAGCGGCGGCGGAGGCGGTTGGAGCGGAGGCGGCGGTTCGAGCGGCGGATCGTCGTGCAGCAGCGGTTCCTCGTGCAGCAGCGGGTCTTCGTGCGGCGGAGGCAGCAGTTGCGGCGGCGGGGGCGGCTGCGGCGGATAGACGCGGTCCAGGCGTCAGCAGGGTATCCGGACCGAGGAGGGAGACGCCGTGCACGAGCCGTGGGGGATCTCCGGCCCGCAGTTCCTGGCGCTCTACGGAGCGGCGCTGGCCTTGACGCTGGCGGTGCAGCTGGCCTGGCCGCGCGTCGGGCCGAGAGCGCCCGCTGACGTGCACCGGCCGCTCGACGTCTACCAGCTCGCCTTCCTCGCCGGCGGGCACCATCGCGCGGTCGACACGGCGATCGCGGGACTGCTGGAGCGCGGGTTGCTGCGGGTCGATACCAGGGGTCAGCTCACCGCTGTCTCCGGAGCGCCGACAGGGCCGGTTGAGCAGGCGGTCTATTCGGCTGTGCGGAAACGGCCGCAGACAGCCGCCACGCTGCGCACGGCAGAGGCGGTCTCCGTGCCGGTGCGGAGCATCGGGAACGACCTCCGCCAGCGCGGCCTGGTCGCAGTCGCTTCGGCCCGCTTCGCGACGGGCGTGGTTCTTGTCTACGTTGCCGTGCTCCTGGTCGGTCTGGTGCGCTGGGCGAACGGCTCTGCGCTGCACCGGCCGACCGGTGGGCTGACGGTGCTGCTGGCGGTCACCGTGATTCTCCTGGTATTGGCGGTGACCAGCCGCAAGCGGCCGAAGGTCCATCTGACGAAGGCCGGGCGAGCGATGGTCGCGGCGGTTCGGACGGACCCGGCGGCCCAGCGGGCACAGGCCGGCGCGCTGCTCGTCGGAGCCGCTTCGCTGGTCGCGCTGGGCGGGTTCGCGCTGTATCCGGACCATGCGACAAGCTTGGCGCTGAAGAGCGGTGCGGGAAGCTCGTCCGGCGGCGGGTCGTCCTGCGGCGGTGGCGGCGGATGCGGAGGCGGAGGTGGGTGCGGTGGCTGACCGGCTGGGGATCGGCATCGGCTGGCGGCCGGAACTGGACCTGTCGATCGCGCGGCTGCCGGGCGTCGACTGGGTCGAGGTGGTCGCGGAGAACCTGCACGCCCCGCATCTGCCGGAAAGCCTGCTGGCGCTGAAGGATCGCGGGATGCCGGTGCTGCCGCACGCGGTGTCGCTGTCACTCGGCGGGGCCGAGCCGCTGGACACCGCGCGGGTGGAGCACCTGGCCGAGCTGG
Encoded here:
- a CDS encoding TIGR04222 domain-containing membrane protein, producing the protein MHEPWGISGPQFLALYGAALALTLAVQLAWPRVGPRAPADVHRPLDVYQLAFLAGGHHRAVDTAIAGLLERGLLRVDTRGQLTAVSGAPTGPVEQAVYSAVRKRPQTAATLRTAEAVSVPVRSIGNDLRQRGLVAVASARFATGVVLVYVAVLLVGLVRWANGSALHRPTGGLTVLLAVTVILLVLAVTSRKRPKVHLTKAGRAMVAAVRTDPAAQRAQAGALLVGAASLVALGGFALYPDHATSLALKSGAGSSSGGGSSCGGGGGCGGGGGCGG